The Mesorhizobium sp. M1D.F.Ca.ET.043.01.1.1 genome contains a region encoding:
- a CDS encoding LysR family transcriptional regulator → MHPRLLKTFLAVARTRNITRAAAEVNLAQSSVSDQIQALEAELGADLFTRSRQGLELTPAGDALKPYAEGLLALADDARAAVDASKGETAATLSIGALESIASVRLAGWLADFQAVHPDISIKLKIAGSGELLRRLGDREIDVAFCFDRSGASAPDDRFARRIVAAEPLVLIAPPGENRADVDLAELAEKRFVATETGCVYRAMVDRVFAEAGLNGPKLAAEVGSIDAIVGLVAAGAGFGIVPRLAVTTAIDRGEVAELAWPGPVRSAQLVMIWRRGRVQPPALKALLASADTGFAPVRPADARPRHAASFPS, encoded by the coding sequence ATGCATCCAAGGCTGCTGAAGACCTTTCTTGCGGTCGCGCGCACGCGCAATATCACGCGCGCAGCCGCCGAGGTCAATCTCGCGCAGTCGAGCGTCAGCGACCAGATCCAGGCGCTGGAGGCCGAGCTTGGCGCCGACCTGTTCACGCGCTCGCGGCAAGGGCTTGAGCTGACGCCGGCCGGCGACGCGCTGAAACCCTATGCCGAGGGGCTTTTGGCGCTCGCCGACGATGCGCGAGCCGCCGTCGATGCCAGCAAGGGCGAGACGGCCGCAACATTATCGATCGGCGCGCTGGAGTCGATTGCTTCCGTAAGACTCGCGGGCTGGCTCGCCGACTTCCAGGCCGTTCATCCCGATATCTCCATAAAACTGAAGATCGCCGGCAGCGGTGAATTGCTGCGAAGGCTTGGCGATCGCGAGATCGACGTCGCCTTTTGCTTCGACAGGTCCGGCGCCAGCGCGCCGGATGACCGCTTCGCCAGGCGTATCGTCGCGGCCGAGCCGCTGGTGCTGATCGCGCCGCCGGGCGAGAACCGGGCGGACGTCGATCTGGCCGAGCTTGCCGAAAAGCGCTTCGTCGCCACCGAAACCGGCTGCGTCTACCGCGCCATGGTCGACAGGGTCTTCGCCGAGGCTGGCCTCAACGGGCCGAAGCTCGCGGCCGAGGTCGGCAGCATCGACGCCATCGTGGGCCTGGTGGCGGCCGGCGCGGGTTTCGGCATCGTCCCGCGGCTTGCGGTGACCACGGCGATCGATCGCGGCGAGGTGGCCGAGCTTGCATGGCCGGGTCCTGTCCGCTCGGCGCAACTGGTGATGATCTGGCGCCGAGGGCGGGTCCAGCCGCCGGCGCTGAAGGCGCTGCTCGCTTCGGCGGACACGGGCTTCGCGCCGGTCAGGCCAGCCGATGCCCGCCCTCGACATGCAGCGTCGTTCCCGTCGTAA
- a CDS encoding S1C family serine protease: MTIEKVSRSVVAVRATVPDDAFTANALGTRREGSGVVIRDNGLVLTIGYLITEAEEVWLTDQNGRVVAAHALAYDQETGFGLVQALSPLNLPAVKFGDARKANIGDAVTLADGVGQQVDAHIVTKQEFAGYWEYLIDEAIFTAPAHPSWGGAALFDRDGKLLGVGSLRLQMSRAGEIADINMIVPIDLLTPILDDLVKRGQVAKPPRPWLGAFSAESNGMVVVMSVAEGGPAAKAGLRQGDIISDVRDGEVDGLADFYRKLWENPAGAEIPLRVVRDGRETWLRVKSADRNSFLKKPQLQ, translated from the coding sequence ATGACCATCGAAAAAGTATCGCGCTCCGTGGTGGCCGTGCGCGCCACGGTTCCGGACGACGCCTTCACCGCCAATGCGCTGGGCACGCGCCGCGAGGGCAGCGGCGTGGTGATCCGTGACAATGGGCTGGTGCTCACCATCGGCTATCTGATTACCGAGGCCGAGGAGGTTTGGCTGACCGACCAGAACGGCCGAGTGGTCGCCGCGCACGCGCTGGCCTACGACCAGGAGACCGGCTTCGGTCTGGTGCAGGCGCTGTCGCCGCTCAACCTGCCGGCGGTAAAGTTCGGCGACGCCAGGAAGGCCAATATCGGCGACGCCGTGACGCTTGCCGACGGCGTGGGCCAGCAGGTCGATGCGCATATCGTCACCAAGCAGGAATTCGCTGGGTATTGGGAATATCTCATCGACGAGGCGATCTTCACCGCGCCGGCGCATCCGTCCTGGGGCGGCGCCGCGCTGTTCGACCGCGACGGCAAGCTGCTCGGCGTAGGCTCGCTGCGCCTGCAGATGAGCCGCGCCGGCGAGATCGCCGACATCAACATGATCGTGCCGATCGACCTTCTGACGCCGATCCTCGACGACCTTGTGAAGCGCGGCCAGGTGGCCAAGCCGCCTCGCCCGTGGCTCGGCGCCTTCTCGGCCGAGTCGAACGGCATGGTGGTGGTGATGAGCGTCGCCGAGGGCGGCCCGGCGGCCAAGGCTGGCCTGCGCCAGGGCGACATCATCTCCGACGTGCGCGACGGCGAGGTCGACGGTCTCGCCGACTTCTATCGCAAGTTGTGGGAGAACCCTGCCGGCGCCGAGATTCCGCTGCGCGTGGTGCGCGACGGCCGCGAGACCTGGCTGCGCGTAAAATCCGCCGACCGCAATTCCTTCCTGAAGAAGCCGCAGCTGCAGTAG
- the yghU gene encoding glutathione-dependent disulfide-bond oxidoreductase, translating to MNQYTPPKVWTWNKPNGGAFASINRPVAGPTHEKELPVGKHPLQLYSLATPNGQKVTIMLEELLARGHKGAEYDAWLIRINDGDQFGSGFVEVNPNSKIPALMDRSEPKPVRVFESGSILTYLAEKFGEFLPTERAARAETFSWLFWQMGSAPYLGGGFGHFYAYAPEKIEYAIDRFAMETKRQMDVLDRRLAESEYLAGPDYTIADMAVWPWYGGLAKGRSYNDAAQFLSVHEYKHVQRWADAIDARPAVKRGRMVNRLSGDPAYQLHERHDASDFETKTQDKLQAAE from the coding sequence ATGAACCAGTACACCCCGCCTAAAGTCTGGACCTGGAACAAGCCGAACGGCGGCGCTTTCGCCTCGATCAACCGGCCGGTCGCCGGACCGACACACGAGAAGGAGCTTCCTGTCGGCAAGCATCCGCTGCAGCTCTATTCGCTGGCCACGCCCAACGGCCAGAAGGTCACGATCATGCTGGAGGAGCTTCTGGCGCGCGGCCATAAGGGCGCCGAATACGACGCCTGGCTGATCCGCATCAATGACGGCGACCAGTTCGGCTCAGGCTTCGTCGAGGTCAACCCGAACTCCAAGATCCCGGCGCTGATGGACCGCAGCGAGCCGAAGCCGGTGCGCGTGTTCGAATCCGGCTCGATCCTCACCTATCTGGCGGAAAAGTTCGGCGAATTCCTGCCGACGGAGCGTGCCGCTCGCGCGGAAACCTTCTCCTGGCTGTTCTGGCAGATGGGCTCGGCGCCGTATCTCGGCGGCGGCTTCGGCCATTTCTACGCCTATGCGCCGGAAAAGATCGAATACGCCATCGACCGCTTCGCCATGGAGACCAAGCGGCAGATGGACGTGCTGGATCGGCGACTCGCCGAGAGCGAATACCTTGCCGGGCCCGACTACACCATCGCCGACATGGCGGTCTGGCCCTGGTATGGCGGGCTCGCCAAGGGCCGCAGCTACAATGATGCCGCGCAGTTCCTCTCCGTGCACGAGTACAAGCACGTGCAGCGCTGGGCCGACGCGATCGACGCCAGGCCGGCGGTGAAGCGCGGCCGCATGGTCAACCGCCTCTCCGGCGACCCGGCCTACCAGCTGCACGAACGCCACGACGCCAGCGACTTCGAGACGAAGACGCAGGACAAGCTGCAAGCGGCGGAGTGA
- a CDS encoding putative RiPP precursor codes for MKKIYERPVLVRKGKLSTITAVASTPIPG; via the coding sequence ATGAAGAAGATTTATGAGAGGCCTGTCCTCGTCCGCAAAGGCAAGCTTTCGACGATCACCGCGGTTGCGTCTACCCCGATCCCGGGCTGA
- a CDS encoding putative RiPP precursor encodes MKKTYERPTLLKKDRLSAITANGAASLVTI; translated from the coding sequence ATGAAGAAAACCTATGAGAGGCCGACCCTGCTCAAGAAGGATAGGCTTTCGGCGATCACCGCTAACGGCGCCGCTTCGCTCGTTACGATCTGA
- a CDS encoding exodeoxyribonuclease III translates to MKIATFNINNINSRLENLLAWLARAKPDVVCLQELKARDTQFPLTRLANAGYGAVWKGEPTWNGVAILARGAEPVLTRDALPGDDADRQARYIEAAVDGVVIACLYAPNGNPQPGPKFDYKLAWHERFATHAGQLLDTGLPVVLAGDYNIVPEPRDIYQTRSYDDNALVQPESRAAFASLIEQGWTDALRKTFPKEEKLYTFWDYRRNRWPRDAGLRLDHILLPKKLARKLKAAGIDRDVRGQDNASDHAPVWVELAT, encoded by the coding sequence ATGAAAATCGCCACCTTCAACATCAACAACATCAACAGTCGCCTCGAAAACCTGCTGGCCTGGCTCGCCCGCGCCAAGCCTGATGTCGTCTGCCTGCAGGAGCTCAAGGCGCGCGACACGCAGTTTCCGCTGACCAGGCTGGCGAATGCCGGTTACGGCGCGGTGTGGAAGGGCGAGCCGACCTGGAACGGCGTTGCCATACTGGCTCGCGGCGCCGAGCCGGTGCTGACGCGCGACGCGCTGCCCGGCGACGATGCCGACCGCCAGGCGCGCTACATCGAGGCGGCGGTCGACGGCGTCGTCATCGCCTGCCTCTACGCGCCCAACGGCAACCCGCAACCGGGGCCGAAATTCGACTACAAGCTCGCCTGGCACGAGCGCTTCGCCACGCATGCCGGGCAACTCCTCGACACCGGCCTGCCGGTGGTGCTTGCCGGCGACTACAACATCGTGCCCGAGCCGCGCGACATCTACCAAACCCGCTCCTATGACGACAACGCGCTGGTGCAGCCTGAAAGCCGCGCCGCTTTCGCCTCGCTGATCGAGCAGGGCTGGACGGATGCGCTGCGCAAAACGTTCCCGAAGGAAGAGAAGCTCTACACCTTCTGGGACTACCGCCGAAACCGCTGGCCGCGCGACGCTGGCCTCAGGCTCGACCACATCCTGCTGCCGAAGAAGCTGGCGCGAAAGCTGAAGGCGGCCGGCATCGATCGCGATGTGCGAGGCCAGGACAATGCCAGCGACCACGCGCCGGTGTGGGTAGAGCTAGCGACCTGA
- a CDS encoding alpha/beta fold hydrolase — translation MTHFLFDGFDTAPVTILLAHGAGAAMDSPSMTATAKALAAAGFRVARFEFHYMAARRYGHRKPPPRAETVNPEYVKAIADLRAKRVTGKLIIGGKSMGGRVASMVADEMFEKGEIAGLVCLGYPFHPPGKPEQLRTKHLIDLKTPTLIFQGTRDEFGTREEVATYGLSAAIEVIWLEDGDHDLKPRKALSGFSTADHLKTVAETIKARLAASSS, via the coding sequence ATGACCCACTTCCTCTTCGACGGCTTCGACACCGCTCCCGTCACCATCCTTCTCGCCCACGGCGCCGGCGCCGCGATGGACTCGCCCTCGATGACCGCCACCGCCAAGGCGCTCGCCGCGGCCGGCTTCCGCGTCGCGCGCTTCGAGTTCCACTACATGGCAGCGCGCCGTTACGGCCATCGCAAGCCGCCGCCGCGCGCCGAGACGGTGAACCCGGAATATGTCAAGGCGATCGCCGATCTTCGCGCCAAGCGCGTGACCGGCAAGCTCATCATCGGCGGCAAGTCGATGGGCGGCCGCGTCGCTTCCATGGTCGCCGACGAGATGTTCGAAAAGGGCGAGATCGCCGGGCTGGTTTGTCTGGGCTATCCGTTCCACCCCCCGGGCAAGCCCGAGCAGTTGCGCACAAAGCATCTCATCGACCTTAAGACGCCGACGCTGATCTTCCAGGGCACGCGCGACGAGTTCGGCACCAGGGAGGAAGTCGCTACCTACGGGCTTTCAGCGGCAATCGAGGTGATCTGGCTGGAGGACGGCGACCACGACCTCAAGCCGCGCAAGGCTCTCTCGGGTTTCTCGACGGCGGATCACCTGAAGACGGTGGCGGAGACGATAAAAGCCAGGCTGGCGGCTTCGTCATCCTAG
- a CDS encoding tetratricopeptide repeat protein produces MTGGPVIVPGAVLGVVGALAAFPLRLAAREVERRHAELRRGVTRRTTHVVFGRALLAKAGLTKTGDAEIERRVKAERDAGRALISENGFLRLLGLMKAPEASSLSRQSLVDQSRLAGDDLDMLSLFDAFEHDGEPYSFRDLILARKYAGLIASGATWGAIARSVHRSGPVASLTAKSLNLGSQHGRPDAIYLDEGTSELDGQLLFDLGSSEDDTLEELFAEAEAAEEEGRHDDAAALYQRCLAIDPKDAIAAFNRANCLRGAGRVAEAAHDYARAIKLDPGFVEAWFNLAGLMSDEGKVASARRHLQKAIALDKAYADPVFNLARLEFDAGNFPEARRLWARYLELDTDSEWARLARKGVQFVDLHMARTAG; encoded by the coding sequence GTGACCGGAGGGCCGGTGATCGTTCCCGGCGCCGTCCTCGGCGTCGTCGGCGCGCTGGCCGCCTTTCCATTGCGCCTCGCCGCGCGCGAGGTCGAGCGCCGCCATGCCGAGCTGAGGCGCGGCGTCACGCGGCGCACCACGCATGTCGTGTTCGGCCGTGCGCTTCTCGCCAAGGCGGGACTGACGAAAACCGGCGACGCCGAGATCGAGCGCCGCGTGAAAGCCGAGCGCGACGCCGGGCGTGCGCTGATCAGCGAGAACGGCTTTTTGCGCCTGCTCGGCCTGATGAAGGCGCCGGAGGCCTCGTCGCTGTCGAGGCAGTCGCTCGTCGACCAGTCGCGCCTTGCCGGCGACGACCTCGACATGCTGTCGCTGTTCGACGCCTTCGAGCATGACGGCGAGCCCTATTCCTTCCGCGATCTTATCCTCGCCCGCAAATACGCCGGGTTGATTGCCAGCGGCGCCACCTGGGGCGCGATCGCCCGCTCCGTCCATCGCTCCGGCCCGGTCGCCTCGCTCACCGCCAAGTCGCTCAACCTCGGCTCGCAGCATGGCCGCCCGGACGCGATCTATCTCGACGAGGGGACGAGTGAGCTCGACGGCCAGTTACTGTTCGACCTCGGGTCTTCGGAAGACGACACGCTGGAGGAACTCTTCGCCGAGGCCGAAGCCGCGGAAGAGGAGGGGCGCCACGACGATGCGGCCGCGCTATACCAGCGCTGCCTCGCGATCGACCCAAAGGATGCCATTGCCGCCTTCAACCGCGCCAACTGCCTGCGCGGCGCCGGCCGCGTGGCGGAAGCCGCGCACGACTATGCCCGCGCGATCAAGCTCGATCCCGGCTTCGTCGAAGCCTGGTTCAACCTTGCCGGCCTGATGAGCGACGAGGGCAAGGTGGCGTCGGCGCGCCGGCATTTGCAGAAGGCGATCGCGCTCGACAAGGCCTATGCCGACCCGGTGTTCAATTTGGCGCGGTTGGAGTTCGACGCGGGGAATTTTCCCGAAGCCCGCCGGCTTTGGGCGCGCTATCTGGAATTGGATACCGACTCCGAATGGGCGAGGCTGGCGCGGAAGGGCGTACAGTTCGTGGATCTGCATATGGCGCGGACAGCGGGGTAG
- a CDS encoding Ku protein, which yields MAPRASWKGYLKLSLVSCPVRLYPATSASERISFNQLHKKTHNRINMKPVDPELGLVERSDLVRGYEYEDKQYIIIDDADLDAVRIESNHTMNIEAFVDEGEVDVIYQDSPYYLAPDGAMAEETFAVLREAMRKSGKLAIARLVLSSRERVVTIGARENGMFVCTLRNPNEVRGTTEYFGNIPAGKPDPEMLDLAQALIKQKETHFDPKNYEDRYEVALMAMIREKLKGHKPIIAAAPERGNVINLMDALKASLSQQAKPPAKSKTKAEEAPAKPAKKAAAGGGAPENPLKANLLKAVGKSKK from the coding sequence ATGGCGCCCAGGGCAAGTTGGAAAGGTTACCTCAAGCTCAGCCTCGTCAGCTGTCCGGTCCGGCTCTATCCGGCCACCAGCGCGAGCGAGCGCATCTCGTTCAATCAGCTGCACAAGAAGACGCATAACCGCATCAACATGAAGCCGGTCGATCCCGAGCTCGGCCTGGTCGAGCGCTCGGACCTGGTGCGCGGCTACGAATACGAGGACAAGCAGTACATCATCATCGACGATGCCGATCTCGATGCGGTCAGGATCGAATCCAACCACACGATGAACATCGAGGCCTTCGTCGACGAGGGCGAAGTCGACGTGATCTACCAGGATTCGCCCTATTACCTCGCGCCCGACGGCGCCATGGCGGAGGAGACCTTTGCGGTGCTGCGCGAAGCGATGCGCAAATCCGGCAAGCTCGCCATCGCGCGGCTGGTGCTTTCCAGCCGCGAGCGCGTGGTGACGATCGGCGCGCGCGAGAACGGCATGTTCGTCTGCACCTTGAGGAACCCCAACGAAGTGCGCGGCACGACTGAATATTTCGGCAACATCCCGGCCGGCAAGCCGGACCCGGAGATGCTCGACCTCGCCCAGGCGCTGATCAAGCAGAAGGAAACCCATTTCGACCCGAAGAACTATGAGGATCGCTATGAAGTGGCGCTGATGGCCATGATCCGCGAGAAGCTGAAGGGCCACAAGCCGATCATCGCGGCCGCACCCGAGCGCGGCAACGTCATCAACCTGATGGATGCGCTGAAGGCGAGCCTGTCGCAGCAGGCGAAGCCTCCTGCCAAGTCGAAGACCAAGGCCGAGGAAGCGCCGGCGAAACCCGCCAAGAAGGCGGCCGCCGGCGGCGGCGCGCCTGAGAACCCGCTGAAGGCGAACCTGTTGAAGGCCGTCGGCAAGAGCAAGAAGTGA
- the ligD gene encoding DNA ligase D: protein MPGPAKLKSYRAKREFSRTPEPAGGPAVGGGNRFVVHKHHATADHYDLRLEVGGVLKSWAVPRGPSLDPADKRLAVETEDHPIEYIDFEGVIPEGEYGGGPMIVWDTGTWAPMEDVEKSLRTGAFKFRLAGEKLNGGWMLTRLKPKPGEDENKKNWLLFKERDLASDTSLDILEARPESVKSGRRIEQLVAEKKPQRLPPKPGSLKPGALPGAVKGEPPSRIEPQLATQVPKPPGSDDPAERTGELWLHEIKFDGYRTMAHVVDGEVRLITRGGIDWTKRYGDLPQAFARLPVSQAIIDGEIMVLDDKGISRFALLQAALAEGAGTKLHFYAFDLLHLDGWDLRKVPLQKRKALLAELLAGQAANSAIQFSDHVEGDGQGLYDQASELGLEGVVSKRADAIYQSGRTKSWTKVKAQKTEDFVIAGYTVSDRAEGLAALGMAEFENGELHYRGKVGTGFDRDMATDLLARLERLTAGATPPEGAPREIMREMHWVKPLLSARIRYSNRTADNAIRHGVFRGLRDVGGLTTPVPVKRKRLIAESDLATIWVTNPERRLFGKTGPTKLDIAVYYALVGDFMLPHIVGRPVSLVRCPTGKPQDCFFQRHAFTGMPPSVAVFESTNSEGETKTYLSVEDAKGYLALAQFGVVEFHTWGTHRTKLDKPDQIVFDLDPGEGISWREVVEAAVHIKGGLEGLGLVPFAKTSGGKGIHITVPVTRKQNWKKLHQASSAISTYLASTAPDTFVTTMGKENRKKRIFIDFHRNARGHTSAAPYSLRARTNLPASTPVSWTDLETIDAPEDLNYASLPGLLETSGDPWAEIDEAARDLPVVQP from the coding sequence ATGCCAGGCCCCGCCAAACTCAAATCCTACCGCGCCAAGCGCGAGTTCAGCCGCACGCCGGAGCCCGCCGGCGGGCCAGCGGTCGGCGGCGGCAACCGCTTCGTCGTCCACAAGCACCACGCCACAGCCGACCATTACGACCTGCGCCTGGAGGTTGGGGGCGTGCTGAAAAGCTGGGCGGTGCCGCGCGGGCCCTCGCTCGACCCGGCCGACAAGCGCCTCGCCGTCGAGACGGAGGATCATCCGATCGAATATATCGACTTCGAGGGCGTCATCCCCGAGGGCGAGTATGGCGGCGGGCCGATGATCGTCTGGGACACCGGCACCTGGGCGCCGATGGAGGATGTCGAGAAAAGCCTGCGCACCGGTGCCTTCAAATTCCGGCTGGCCGGCGAGAAGCTCAATGGCGGCTGGATGCTCACCAGGCTGAAGCCCAAGCCCGGCGAGGACGAGAACAAGAAGAACTGGCTCTTGTTCAAGGAGCGCGACCTCGCCTCCGACACCAGTCTCGACATCCTCGAGGCGCGTCCGGAAAGCGTGAAGTCGGGTCGCCGCATCGAGCAGCTGGTCGCCGAAAAGAAGCCGCAGCGCCTGCCGCCAAAGCCGGGCTCGCTGAAGCCGGGCGCGCTGCCCGGCGCGGTGAAGGGCGAGCCGCCAAGCCGCATCGAGCCGCAGCTCGCCACCCAGGTGCCGAAGCCGCCGGGTAGCGACGATCCCGCGGAGCGCACCGGCGAGCTCTGGCTGCACGAGATCAAATTCGACGGCTACCGCACCATGGCGCATGTCGTCGACGGCGAGGTGCGGCTGATCACCCGCGGCGGCATCGACTGGACGAAGCGCTACGGCGATCTGCCACAGGCCTTTGCCCGGCTGCCGGTCAGCCAGGCGATCATCGACGGCGAGATCATGGTGCTCGACGACAAGGGGATTTCCCGCTTCGCGCTGCTGCAGGCTGCGCTTGCGGAGGGCGCCGGCACCAAGTTGCATTTCTACGCCTTCGACCTATTGCACCTGGATGGCTGGGACTTGCGCAAGGTGCCTTTGCAGAAGCGTAAGGCGCTGCTTGCCGAGCTGCTCGCCGGCCAGGCCGCCAACTCCGCCATCCAGTTCAGCGACCATGTCGAGGGCGACGGGCAGGGGCTCTACGATCAGGCCTCGGAACTTGGGCTGGAAGGCGTCGTCTCCAAGCGCGCCGACGCCATCTACCAGAGCGGCCGCACCAAGAGCTGGACCAAGGTGAAGGCGCAGAAGACGGAAGATTTCGTCATCGCCGGCTACACCGTCTCCGATCGGGCGGAAGGGCTGGCGGCGCTCGGCATGGCCGAGTTCGAGAACGGCGAACTCCATTATCGCGGCAAGGTCGGCACCGGCTTCGATCGTGACATGGCGACGGACCTGCTTGCCCGGCTGGAGCGGCTGACCGCCGGCGCCACGCCGCCCGAGGGCGCGCCGCGCGAGATCATGCGCGAGATGCATTGGGTGAAGCCGCTGCTGTCGGCCCGCATCCGCTATTCCAACCGCACCGCCGACAATGCGATCCGCCATGGCGTGTTTCGCGGCTTGCGCGATGTCGGCGGGCTAACGACGCCGGTGCCGGTCAAGCGCAAGCGGCTGATCGCGGAGTCCGACCTCGCCACCATCTGGGTCACCAATCCGGAGCGGCGGCTGTTCGGCAAGACCGGGCCGACCAAGCTCGACATCGCCGTCTACTACGCGCTGGTCGGCGATTTCATGCTGCCGCACATCGTCGGCCGCCCGGTGTCGCTGGTGCGCTGCCCGACCGGCAAGCCGCAGGACTGCTTCTTCCAGCGGCATGCCTTCACCGGCATGCCGCCTTCGGTGGCGGTGTTCGAGTCGACCAATTCGGAGGGTGAGACCAAGACCTATCTCTCGGTCGAGGATGCCAAGGGCTATCTGGCGCTGGCGCAGTTCGGCGTCGTCGAGTTCCACACCTGGGGCACGCACCGCACGAAACTCGACAAGCCCGACCAGATCGTCTTCGACCTCGACCCGGGCGAGGGGATTTCGTGGCGCGAAGTGGTCGAGGCAGCGGTTCACATCAAGGGCGGCCTGGAAGGCCTGGGGCTGGTGCCTTTCGCCAAAACCTCCGGCGGCAAGGGCATCCACATCACCGTGCCGGTGACGCGCAAGCAGAACTGGAAGAAGCTGCACCAGGCGTCGAGCGCCATCTCGACCTATCTTGCCTCCACCGCGCCCGACACGTTTGTCACCACCATGGGCAAGGAAAACCGCAAGAAGCGCATCTTCATCGACTTCCACCGCAACGCCCGCGGCCACACCTCCGCCGCTCCCTATTCGCTGCGGGCCCGCACTAACCTGCCGGCCTCGACCCCGGTGAGCTGGACTGACCTCGAGACGATCGACGCGCCGGAGGATCTGAACTACGCCTCGCTGCCAGGATTGCTGGAGACCTCGGGCGATCCGTGGGCGGAGATCGATGAGGCGGCGAGGGATCTGCCGGTGGTGCAGCCCTAG
- the groL gene encoding chaperonin GroEL (60 kDa chaperone family; promotes refolding of misfolded polypeptides especially under stressful conditions; forms two stacked rings of heptamers to form a barrel-shaped 14mer; ends can be capped by GroES; misfolded proteins enter the barrel where they are refolded when GroES binds), with translation MVAKEVKFHTEARDKMLRGVDILADAVKVTLGPKGRNVVIDKSFGAPRITKDGVTVAKEIELVDKFENMGAQMVREVASKTSDVAGDGTTTATVLAQTIVREGAKAVAAGMNPMDLKRGIDRAVEVIVADLKANARKVTKNDEIAQVGTISANGDAEIGRFLAEAMQKVGNEGVITVEEAKTAETELEVVEGMQFDRGYLSPYFITNQDKMRADLEEPYLLIHEKKLSNLQALLPILEAVVQSAKPLLIIAEDVEGEALATLVVNKLRGGLKVAAVKAPGFGDRRKAMLEDIAILTGGQVVSEDLGIKLENVALDMLGRARRITVEKEATTIVDGAGGKAEIQGRVAQIRQQIEETTSDYDREKLQERLAKLAGGVAVIRVGGSTEVEVRERKDRVDDALHATRAAVEEGILPGGGVALLRAAKALDAAAADNPDQKTGIEIVRRALETPVRQIAENAGAEGSIIVGRLRENGQFSFGWNAQTGDYGDLYSQGVIDPAKVVRTALQDAASIAGLLVTTEAMVAEKPKKEGAPAMPPGAGMDY, from the coding sequence ATGGTTGCCAAGGAAGTGAAATTCCACACCGAGGCCCGCGACAAGATGTTGCGCGGCGTCGATATCCTGGCCGACGCGGTGAAGGTGACGCTCGGCCCCAAGGGGCGCAACGTCGTCATCGACAAGTCGTTCGGCGCGCCGCGCATCACCAAGGACGGCGTGACGGTGGCGAAGGAAATCGAACTGGTGGACAAGTTCGAGAACATGGGCGCGCAGATGGTGCGCGAGGTGGCGTCGAAGACCAGCGACGTTGCCGGTGACGGCACCACCACCGCCACGGTCCTCGCCCAGACGATCGTCAGGGAAGGGGCGAAGGCCGTTGCCGCCGGCATGAACCCGATGGATTTGAAGCGCGGCATCGATAGGGCCGTGGAAGTGATCGTCGCCGATCTCAAGGCCAATGCCCGCAAGGTGACCAAGAACGACGAGATCGCTCAGGTCGGCACCATCTCGGCCAATGGCGACGCCGAGATCGGCCGCTTCCTGGCCGAAGCGATGCAGAAGGTCGGCAATGAAGGCGTCATCACGGTCGAGGAGGCCAAGACCGCCGAGACCGAGCTCGAGGTGGTCGAGGGCATGCAGTTCGACCGTGGCTATCTCAGCCCTTACTTCATCACCAACCAGGACAAGATGCGCGCTGATCTCGAGGAGCCCTATCTGCTGATTCACGAGAAGAAGCTGTCCAATCTGCAGGCGCTGCTGCCGATCCTGGAGGCGGTGGTGCAGTCGGCGAAGCCGCTTCTGATCATCGCCGAGGATGTCGAAGGCGAAGCCCTGGCGACGCTGGTCGTCAACAAGCTGCGCGGTGGCCTGAAGGTCGCCGCCGTCAAGGCTCCGGGCTTCGGCGACCGCCGCAAGGCCATGCTGGAAGACATCGCCATCCTCACCGGTGGCCAGGTCGTCTCCGAGGATCTCGGCATCAAGCTCGAGAATGTCGCGCTCGACATGCTCGGCCGCGCGCGGCGGATCACTGTCGAGAAGGAGGCCACCACCATCGTCGACGGCGCCGGCGGGAAGGCGGAGATCCAGGGCCGCGTCGCCCAGATCAGGCAGCAGATCGAGGAAACCACCTCCGACTACGATCGCGAGAAGCTGCAGGAACGGCTGGCCAAGCTCGCCGGCGGCGTCGCAGTCATCCGCGTCGGCGGCTCGACCGAGGTCGAGGTCCGGGAGCGCAAGGATCGTGTCGACGACGCGCTGCACGCCACCCGCGCCGCGGTCGAGGAAGGCATCCTGCCGGGCGGCGGCGTGGCGTTGCTGAGAGCCGCAAAGGCTCTCGACGCTGCCGCCGCCGACAACCCCGATCAGAAGACCGGTATCGAGATTGTGCGCCGAGCGCTGGAAACACCGGTGCGCCAGATCGCCGAGAACGCGGGCGCCGAAGGCTCGATCATCGTCGGCAGGCTGCGCGAGAACGGGCAGTTCTCTTTCGGCTGGAACGCCCAGACCGGCGATTACGGCGATCTCTACAGCCAAGGCGTCATCGATCCCGCCAAGGTGGTGCGCACCGCGCTGCAGGATGCCGCCTCCATCGCCGGGCTTCTGGTCACCACCGAGGCGATGGTGGCGGAAAAGCCGAAGAAGGAGGGCGCCCCCGCGATGCCTCCGGGGGCGGGAATGGACTACTAG